The genome window GCGGGCAGCGCTGCAACAGCCGCTGCATGGCAATCACGCCAGACGCCTCCTGAAAGTCGCCCTGCACCACCAGCGAGGGCTGAAACCGCAGGCCGCACTCCTCCAGGGCCTCGCGGTACCCGCCCAGACGTTCGCGGGCGTCGGCGTGCTCCGGCGGCCCGCTGATGTGCCCGATCACCCGGTGGCCGCGCCCCACCAGATAGGTCACAAGGTCGCGCGCCGCTGGCCGCTGGTCCAGCGTCAGGCACACCCCGCCCCAGGCGCTCAGGTTCACCTGTCGCCCCAGCACCCCCACCGGCACGCGGGCCGCCACCGCCTGCAGTTGTCCATCGGGCAGGCCCCCGCCCAGCAGCAGCAGGCCCTCCACCCGGCGGCCCAGCAGCACCCTCAGCGCGTGCGCCTCTGCACCCGGGCGCCCCTGGCCGCTGACCACCAGGGGCGAGTACCCGCTGTCCAGCAGGCCGCGCTCAATCCCCTTCAGGGCGTCGGTGTAAAAGGGGCTGCCCAGGTCCGGGGTCAGCACGCCAATCAGGCCAGACGGCCCCGTGACCGGCCGGGGCGAGGCGGCCCTGTGGGTATACCCCAGGTGGTCCACGGCCCGGCGCACCAGCGCGGCCCGGATCTCGCTCACCTGGGCTGTGCCGTTCAGCACGCGCGACACGGTGCTGGGCGACACGCCTGCCGCACGCGCCACCTGGACCAGGGTGACGGTATGGGTCATGGGCGCCTCTCCCCGGACTGGGGCCGCAGGGGCTGAGGGTCAACCATAGGGCCAGTGTAGATGAAAGCGCTTTCAGATTCCAGCGGGACAGGAGCGCGTGTGCAGCTTGCGCCCTTTAAGAGGAGTCGCCTGCCTTGGCCCCGTTCTCTCTTCACCGAGGGACGGCAAGGAACAGCCTTGCCTCTCTTTTCAGCGGGCCAGCGCACATACATAGGCGCTCACGGACAGCCCGCTCCTGCCCTGACCAACGAGGCCAGAGCCAGCGGCCCTGGAGGCAAGCCCCAGGGTGACACTGGCCCCTGCCCTTAATCCTGGTCGCGGCCCAGTTCGTTGCCGCGCCGGGTGGCCTGCACCACCGCTTCAATCAGGCCGCCGCGCACGCCCGCCGCCTCCAGGGCGGCCAGGCCCGCAATCGTGGTGCCGCCGGGGCTGGCCACCTCGTCTTTCAGCAGGCCCGGGTGCGCGCGGCGCTGCAGCAGTTCGCCGGTGGCCACCAGCAGCTTGGCCGCCAGTTCGTTGGCCAGTGGCCGGGGCAGGCCCATGCGCACGCCGCCGTCGGCCAGCGCCTCGGCCACCACGGCGGCGTAGGCGGGACCAGAGGCGCTCATGCCGGTGAAGGTGTTGAACAGGTGCTCGGGCAGGTCGTAGGTGTCGCCCACCGCGCCAAACAGGGTGCGGGCAAACGCCAGATCCCCCGCGTCGGTCGCCTCGCGCGGGCCGGTGATGGCCGTCTGGCTCAGGCCAATCGTGGCGGCGAGGTTGGGCATTACGCGGACCACCCGCTTGGTGCCCAGGCGCCGCGACAGGGCCGTCACGTTCACGCCCGCCATGGTAGAGATGTACCCGGCGTTTTCCTGCGCCAGCCACTCGGCCGCCTCGGGAAACACGCGCGGCTGCAGGCTGATCAGAATGCGCTCGGCGCGGCCCAGTTCTGCAGGAGAGAGCACGCGGGCGCCGGTGCGCGCGGCGATCTCCTGGGCGCGCGGGGCGTTGGCGTCCAGCAGACCAATCTCGGCGGCGGGCATCACGCCGCGCGCGGTAACCCCCTCCAGCAGTGCCAGACCCAGTTTTCCCACTCCGACGATGGCGAGCTTCATCCGGGCCAGTATAGGTGCGCCCCGCCCCCCGCCCGG of Deinococcus arcticus contains these proteins:
- the proC gene encoding pyrroline-5-carboxylate reductase; the protein is MKLAIVGVGKLGLALLEGVTARGVMPAAEIGLLDANAPRAQEIAARTGARVLSPAELGRAERILISLQPRVFPEAAEWLAQENAGYISTMAGVNVTALSRRLGTKRVVRVMPNLAATIGLSQTAITGPREATDAGDLAFARTLFGAVGDTYDLPEHLFNTFTGMSASGPAYAAVVAEALADGGVRMGLPRPLANELAAKLLVATGELLQRRAHPGLLKDEVASPGGTTIAGLAALEAAGVRGGLIEAVVQATRRGNELGRDQD
- a CDS encoding LacI family DNA-binding transcriptional regulator; this encodes MTHTVTLVQVARAAGVSPSTVSRVLNGTAQVSEIRAALVRRAVDHLGYTHRAASPRPVTGPSGLIGVLTPDLGSPFYTDALKGIERGLLDSGYSPLVVSGQGRPGAEAHALRVLLGRRVEGLLLLGGGLPDGQLQAVAARVPVGVLGRQVNLSAWGGVCLTLDQRPAARDLVTYLVGRGHRVIGHISGPPEHADARERLGGYREALEECGLRFQPSLVVQGDFQEASGVIAMQRLLQRCPQVSAVFCANDQMAYGARLALHRLGRRVPQDLSLIGFDDLPGSAYTTPPLSSVRQPMAEMGRWLARAVLARLRGEPADPLTPRPELMLRESVATRGDAWSGLPTVPRSQSRYPGGR